GCTTCTTCCTGAGGCAGTAACACGCAGCCGTGACATTAGGACTCGGCcatggtggagaaagagcttTTGAATAGCTGTCGCTGCATGAAAGGAACGAAGGCATGAGTGAGTGGACCCACTGTCCAGTCGCGGCCACTCTGCTCGgcacaaacacacttgtttgtCCCGCTGCTATCACCACGGGCTGCATCACATAATGGAACCCACTGAGGAGATGACAAGACCAATGTTGGGATTATGATGCGCCACATGTCTTTGGCGTACCCCGGGAGCCTTTCTGATTCAGCCGTCTCAGTGATGCGACGAAAATCCTTCATTTGTCATCGCATCTTCACCTGCAGGTGCATCAATACGGAGTCACGGGCAGCCCAGCGTCTACTCCGTCACCGTCATGCATGTATTCAGTCCCGAGGCCTCACTGTGACGCAGTGGATGGGATGCCAGACATAAGTCGCGCGTGTTGCTTTCAGGATTTATGACAATTGGGAGAGATGAGGGGATCCGCTAAGgggccatgaaacctcatcgacagCACCATGTTACTGCAAAGGTGAAGGATGTGATCGGAGATCGACGCTCCAGATTTTGTTCCTGTTTGTGCAGTTGAACCCAAAATCAATATGTTGGTTGCAGGATGAATGTCTGGGGTTGCACGTTTGTTGCTGACACAGCGCAGAAGTGCAACAATGCAGAGATGCAGTCCAGCACAGTTACACGGCAGGTGATCCAGCTGCTGAGGCCTCACTCCATTATTCTCAAGAGGTTTCTCAAACCAAGTCGTTGTTTTTGAGAATGTGCCTAGTTGTTTTTCCTCCAAATCCATCATGAAAATCATGCACTTAAATTTGCTTCTACattaaagttaaataaatatttattattcatttgttgaagggaagtgggattttaaaaagtttttctttatttctagcCAATTCATTTGGATCTCTTATTAAGAAAACAGTTATATTTTGAGAATTATTGGAAacacgatttaaaaaaaagaaaataatatgcAGTATGTATGATTATATAGTAATAAAATTCCACATATTTTATGAttaaagaagcaaaaacaattgTCTGATTGGTTGGTGGGTAGCACACCCCCTTCGCAGcaaggttgtgggttcgattcccagatGGAGTTTACATCCCTGTGTGCGCGTGGgtttctccagtttcctccaacAGCCCAAAGACACATGAcataattggacactctaaaattgccccaggtgtgtgtgaatggtgtgtgtgccctgcgatggactggtgacctgtccagggtgataaaataaaataaaataaaataaaataaaataaaatgtcctgCCTACAATTATTGTGATTCAAATAAACTAATGAAATATTTCTTGTATTTAGTCTGccattttttctatttctttaaGTGGAAATTAAAACAGATGAATGAAGGATCACTGCAGAAGCTTGAGGTATAAACGTCGATAACATGTAACATGACCCAACAAATCAGTGCTTATGACTGAAGCAAGTGAAAAGTCTGAAACTCTTTGAGGGCCTGTTAGGAGCCGGCCTCACACGTGTGCACGTTTTCACACCGCCCCCTAGTAGAACCAGACAcccagcggaaggttgttgagCCCGGCTTGACCCCAgagggacggacagacagacagaaagagagagagcagcagaaaGTCTCTGCGTACCGATGGCGAGTTGGGGCAGAGTGCAGCCCAGCCGCTCCGCGATCGCCTGCAGCTCTTTCAACTTCGCCTGCTGACGCCGGCCCTCCTCGCTCAAGATCTTGTCCTTCAACCACTGGTACCCCTGTGGAAAACACAGCACACCTGCTCAAAAACCCGGCCCTGGTCACACCGCTGCCTTCAGCTCCGGTGTCAGCGGGGCCCGTTTTTAAACATGTGACTCTGTCTCCTGCTACACTCCGCCGCCTCCACAGACACCACAGATTCCTGGGCTGCACAACATTCTGTCACCAGCCACACGTTTGTTTCAAAAGTCTGTTCGTCATTTGAAGAGGACAGACAAAAGAACCTGTAGTGCTCTTGGTTTCAGGTTAATTCATGTTTGAATTGCATACATCAAGTGTTCATTTCATACAAATAACCTACAGATGGGTGGCAGGGTCTCTTATAGCGCCATCATCAGATCGAGCTTAAACAGTAAACCTGAACCCACATGCCACACAGAAATGCACCAACTGATCAGTCCAATCTGCACTTATTTAGTAATaactgaagtcacacacacagaggtggcAGTTCaggaaaaggaaatgaagaTCCATACTCATGCACTTGTGGTCAAATACTTTGGGATTATTGCTGACTTCAAGATGGCCATCACATTGGCAGAAGTTTGGTGGCTCAGAAACTGCAGGAATGGTGAAGGTGCATAAATATATTGGGACATTTTTAGTATTTATTACTTGGTGTTCTAGTTGTGCTTCAGTTGCGCAACGGTACATAGAATGTACCAGTTAACAATATCATTTAAATCAAAGGTGTATTTCATAATAATTTGATGAGAAGGAATGTTGAACGTGAAGTAGCACAGCAGCCACAATTCAGCATTTGATAAACAACTTAGAATTTTAGTGTTTTCTTTGCCACAATTTCACCACGTGATGTGACAAGAATCCTAAAACTGAAAGTAATAGTAagaatgtttctgttttgcagTTTGGTCCTATTTGTACCTATTTCAAATCAAACATAGTTGGTCTCTCCTATCGACATTGGGATCAGTGGAGACATCACCAAGTAACAGAACCAACAGACATCCACGAGACCAATCAGGTGGTCGAGCATAACGCACCACAACAACATGGAGGCGGAACCAGCTCACAGTCAGACAACATGCCACGACAGCAGCACGGACAGCGACAGTGAGAGCAAGCAGGTGAGACTAAGAGAAGCCTGGTGCTTTCCTTCTAACTCTGGGAGGTTACTGGTTGATCGTGGGGAGAACTGCAGGTGTGGAGGGAACACCTTCAGTGCACCACTGGACACAAGAGCGGAGCGACGCAACAAACATCCACGTGTGATGGACGAGGGGGGGTGGAGGTGGGGTGGCAGACAACAGCTCTACCTTCAGTGAGGCTCGAGAGTACGGAGGCACCCTGCCGTCGTATTTTCCTGAGATGATCCCGCAGGCCAGGGGCGACCAGGTCATGGCCCCCACCCCTGTGTCACAGAGAAGATTGTCAGCACACAGTTCTTTTGCGCCTGCAGCCACGGATTGGTTCAGTTTGGCAGCTAACCACAGCACTAATACTAGTACATTTTAACTCACAACTACTAGGACAGTCTATAGCTCCTGGAAGCGCACCTATCTTGTGGAAGAGCTCGGGCAGCTGCACCTCCACTTTCTCCCTCTGGAACATGTGATACTCGGCCTGCTCACAGATGGGAGGGATCTGGTTGAACTGCCGTGCCACAGAGTAGGCTTCCTGAAAGAGCACAGGATGTGATCATGACCAGAGCGAGCAGAAATCATTAGTCAGCACATCGCCAATAACCCGCGCTGCTATTCTCGTTCCCGGGCGCCATGTCCTGGGTGACACTGATGTTTTCTGACGGTCGTCTTCACAGGAACCCACCATTATCTCCATCGGGCTCCAGCGGGACGTTCCCCAGTACATGGCCATGCCTTGATTTATCACATGAGTCATCGCTCGCACCGTCTctgcacatgaaaacacaggGAGAAATGCAGCCGCTGTCAAATCCTTGTGTTTGCAGCATTTCACTCTGCGGCCCCATCGGCACTATTGATGTGGCCTCTCATTGCCCACGGAATGAATGTGATATTTCCTGTCCAAGTGGGTGCTGGGGACGGAGGCAGGAAGGAAGGGAGAGTGAAAGCGCCATGAGTGAGGTCAGTGATGGAACGATCCCGAGTCAGACCAGAGGGTGAGTGAACCGCAGACTAAACTCCTCCACTGGGGTTCTCCTAAGATGAACACAAAACAAGCTGAAGTTGGTGCCAGTCTTCTGCTGCCTTCCAGATTAACCCCGAGACTTGAGGGAGGACGTGCAGCCACAACTGTCACCATCAATTCTGACTGATAACTAGCTGCACAATCATTCTTAACTGTGAAGCCCAGTCATACTGACACTGGCAGGAGACTCGGTTCGGTACTGAGCTACAGAAACAAGCTGGACGAGCTTTCAGATGCTGACAAGCCTCCGAGCAGTCGGGGTCATTTGAAAAGTCATATCCAGTCAGCAGAGACAGGACCGTCAGCGAAGGGTGAGAGGACCATATTTGGAACCTTCATTTCAAGTGAAccctcatttcattcatttcctgaatCCGCTTATTAATAATAACCACATGTGGGTCTTCACACACAACTCACACTGAACCACTGAACGGTGTGGGGATGAAGACAGGAATTTAAATTCTCTAAAGTACTGCACAGGGGCGAAGGGACTTATTGGGTTGAGATTGGCGAGTGGGGACGTTTGCTGATATGTTTGTGAATATCAGGCGCCTGAATTAAGAGGATTTCCCTGAATACTGACAGAACAGCACTTCTGCTTCCTCAGACTGTTTACTGCCCTTCAGCAACACGGAGAATGAAACACTCCAGATGGAGAAACCATGTCAGAAAACTCAGGGATCTCCATGAAGTTTCACTGCAACATGGACTACTGGCAAAGTGACCACATGAAAGAGCCAGTCGGCCATGGAGCCGGAGGTGGACGGGCGACCTCCGACCCTGACCTAGCCAAAAGAGAAACTCGGAGACTGGAGCAGATGGATACTGAAAGAGCAGCTGAGCCCACACACAGGCGAGAACTCAGCCATTTGAAGGTCTCAGAATCCATCCTCGCTGCAGCTGTGGAGGTGGAAACACCaagacaacattttaaaaatagacgTTTCACTTCACGCCGGAGGATTGTACATAACTACAGTCGTCATAGAGACGGATCGCAGCtcgaggagaagcaggaggaggtgggaaAGTTCATCAGACGACAACTTACCTTCCATGGGTGTGTTCGGGTCGGGTCTGTTGGCGAACACTACATCCACATAATCCAACTGGAGTCTTTCTAAAGAGGCTTTTAAACCTGACCAAGACAGGAGAGTGACGGAACGCGTGAGAGTGAACCACGGAGACCAACTcagccatgtttttatttctgagcTGAACTTGATAAATATGTAGTAAAAGTGTGCGTCAAAGTACAGTATCACCATAGATCATTATTATGATCTATGATCACCGTTGATGCCATAGAAACTAATCACGAATCATCTTGTCTGGCTGAAAATGATTCCATCCAGACCCATCTGCCTGCTTACCTTCTATAATGTGTTTTCGGGATAAACCTCTCTCCGTCTCTGCTCTGCAACaataacatgaaaaacagaaggTGTTTCAAACTGTTGGTCTAAGTACAAGAGGCCACAAATGAATGAACTTTGGTGGAAGTATCTGACACCAGATCAGTACGGGGGGGGGCGCGTCATTCTGCCTTTATCGGCTGCATCAGAAACAAATTACACGGCAGAATCGTTTCTCATTTGAACAGCCAGAGTGGAGGAAACTTACTTTCCGCCCCAGAAGATCTTGGTTGTTATCACCAGACTTGAGCGTCTGCGAATGGAAAAGAGAAGCAGGTTTAGTAACATGCTACTTAACTCAGAGGAATCATGCTCTTATCCGTGAGCAGGAACATACAGGTGAGACTGTGGGAAACTGCAGGAGTTTGAAATACATGTTCAGGTGACATATTCTTTATTGGTCCCACAGCGGGGTTTCACAACACGAACCCAAGGATGAGCaagagcaaacaaaaaaaagatgtctAACTAAGTTAGTGTGCCGTTGTACACAGACACTACACCAGGACAGAGCGAGTCAAAGTTCATTTATTATTGAGCTCTTTCAAGGGGAGTGTGGGCGCGACCCATTTTAATCTTTCATCTCTCCACTTTCCAGTTCATAAAACACAGACTCCCAGTACGCGAGGACACAATCTCAGAGCGACGGGacggaaattaaaaaaacaattgtgtCTCATACCTCCATCCTTTCTTCTTTATGATGCTCCCGAGCACCACCTCTGCCCTGTAGCAGACGGAGAGAAGCAGCGGTGAGGAGATGGCTGGGTAGATAGGAGTGTTTACACAGACAGATAGCATTTCAAATTAAAGTATTTGGACTCGGCACATTTGCTGCATAATGCATGTGGGAGCTTTCAGAGGAACATGTTCAGGAGCGAGCAAGGAGTCTGCGAGTTTCGACTTAGTCAGGATCAGATCCCAGCTGCGCTGCAGGGACACTGCCATGTCACTCATTAGCAACCACGGGGTGCGAACGTATGACACGTTAGGGACGGGACGAAACCTGCCACAGCAGCCGTATCACTCATCCGCAGCATAATGACGTCTCTGAGCAACAGGACACCTCCTCAACTGTCTCCGCAGGTTTGAGGGAGTCCAGGATTTGTCAGGCGGTGCACCATAGAAACGGACTCAGCAAGTCCACAAGATAAAACAGAAACCGAAAGGGATTAAAATCAAACACTTCCTGGACGACACACTTGTCACTACGAGTAGATTGTTCAACCACTGGTATATGAGAACCAGAAGGACATAGACTCATAGATGAGCTCTGAACAGATTTACAGCCAGACGCACACGGAGCTTCATAGCTTACAAGGGGAGTGACATGTTCATAAAGTCCCAGACCGTCATCCACTACCTATCATCGAGTCACACCTGCACATCTTCATTCATCCTCAACATCATTGGTAAATGCTGGACTGCCACCACTGATGTTCTGCCATGTGCTTTACAAAGAAGGGATTCATTGACACTACTAGACCCTCTGTAATGGCTGTGTGTCGCTGTTTGGCTTTCTGTTTGTATGTGTAAGTCACCTTTCATTTCGATCACCTTATGAACGTttttcatcatcagtggtcCAGCTTTCTTCCTGACATCTGCACTCAAAAGCTTAATGGTATGAGAAGACAGGCTCCACCAACTTCCAGTGAGAGCACCAAAGAGACGATGGACTTAGCTGCCACTTGGCATGAGATGACCTCTCCGATCCTCCAGGTTAACAGCGTGCTGAGCCAAGAGCCGGCAGGGCTACAGTAGGTGCTGCATCACTCATTCAAGCAGATGGACACGCTCTTACGGACCCTGGG
Above is a window of Synchiropus splendidus isolate RoL2022-P1 chromosome 6, RoL_Sspl_1.0, whole genome shotgun sequence DNA encoding:
- the kcnab2a gene encoding voltage-gated potassium channel subunit beta-2 isoform X4, with translation MYPESTTDSPARLSLRQTGSPGMIYRNLGKSGLRVSCLGLGTWVTFGGQITDEMAEQLMTLAYENGINLFDTAEVYAAGKAEVVLGSIIKKKGWRRSSLVITTKIFWGGKAETERGLSRKHIIEGLKASLERLQLDYVDVVFANRPDPNTPMEETVRAMTHVINQGMAMYWGTSRWSPMEIMEAYSVARQFNQIPPICEQAEYHMFQREKVEVQLPELFHKIGVGAMTWSPLACGIISGKYDGRVPPYSRASLKGYQWLKDKILSEEGRRQQAKLKELQAIAERLGCTLPQLAIAWCLRNEGVSSVLLGASSTDQLMENIGAIQVLPKLSSSITHEVDSILGNKPYSKKDYRS
- the kcnab2a gene encoding voltage-gated potassium channel subunit beta-2 isoform X2 — its product is MQVSLVCTDHRGGVSRNTEDRLNRQNANSPGTGTRSKFRAVAMVARSLGQLSVQSVPSSSEQSMKTGMKYRNLGKSGLRVSCLGLGTWVTFGGQITDEMAEQLMTLAYENGINLFDTAEVYAAGKAEVVLGSIIKKKGWRRSSLVITTKIFWGGKAETERGLSRKHIIEGLKASLERLQLDYVDVVFANRPDPNTPMEETVRAMTHVINQGMAMYWGTSRWSPMEIMEAYSVARQFNQIPPICEQAEYHMFQREKVEVQLPELFHKIGVGAMTWSPLACGIISGKYDGRVPPYSRASLKGYQWLKDKILSEEGRRQQAKLKELQAIAERLGCTLPQLAIAWCLRNEGVSSVLLGASSTDQLMENIGAIQVLPKLSSSITHEVDSILGNKPYSKKDYRS
- the kcnab2a gene encoding voltage-gated potassium channel subunit beta-2 isoform X3, which gives rise to MYPESTTDSPARLSLRQTGSPGMIYSARYGSPKRQLQFYRNLGKSGLRVSCLGLGTWVTFGGQITDEMAEQLMTLAYENGINLFDTAEVYAAGKAEVVLGSIIKKKGWRRSSLVITTKIFWGGKAETERGLSRKHIIEGLKASLERLQLDYVDVVFANRPDPNTPMEETVRAMTHVINQGMAMYWGTSRWSPMEIMEAYSVARQFNQIPPICEQAEYHMFQREKVEVQLPELFHKIGVGAMTWSPLACGIISGKYDGRVPPYSRASLKGYQWLKDKILSEEGRRQQAKLKELQAIAERLGCTLPQLAIAWCLRNEGVSSVLLGASSTDQLMENIGAIQVLPKLSSSITHEVDSILGNKPYSKKDYRS
- the kcnab2a gene encoding voltage-gated potassium channel subunit beta-2 isoform X5 produces the protein MAEQLMTLAYENGINLFDTAEVYAAGKAEVVLGSIIKKKGWRRSSLVITTKIFWGGKAETERGLSRKHIIEGLKASLERLQLDYVDVVFANRPDPNTPMEETVRAMTHVINQGMAMYWGTSRWSPMEIMEAYSVARQFNQIPPICEQAEYHMFQREKVEVQLPELFHKIGVGAMTWSPLACGIISGKYDGRVPPYSRASLKGYQWLKDKILSEEGRRQQAKLKELQAIAERLGCTLPQLAIAWCLRNEGVSSVLLGASSTDQLMENIGAIQVLPKLSSSITHEVDSILGNKPYSKKDYRS